The following coding sequences are from one Ochotona princeps isolate mOchPri1 chromosome 8, mOchPri1.hap1, whole genome shotgun sequence window:
- the RTN4 gene encoding reticulon-4 isoform X3: protein MDGQKKNWKDKVVDLLYWRDIKKTGVVFGASLFLLLSLTVFSIVSVTAYIALALLSVTISFRIYKGVIQAIQKSDEGHPFRAYLESDVAVSEELVQKYSNSALGHVNCTIKELRRLFLVDDLVDSLKFAVLMWVFTYVGALFNGLTLLILALISLFSVPVIYERHQAQIDHYLGLANKNVKDAMAKIQAKIPGLKRKAE from the exons TTGTTGACCTCCTGTACTGGAGAGACATTAAGAAGACTGGAGTGGTGTTTGGTGCCAGCTTATTCCTGCTGCTCTCACTGACGGTGTTCAGCATTGTGAGTGTAACGGCCTACATTGCCTTGGCTCTGCTCTCTGTGACTATCAGCTTTAGGATATATAAGGGTGTGATCCAGGCTATCCAGAAATCAGATGAAGGCCACCCGTTCAG GGCGTATTTGGAATCTGACGTTGCTGTATCTGAGGAGTTGGTTCAGAAATACAGTAATTCTGCCCTCGGCCATGTGAACTGCACAATAAAAGAACTGAGGCGTCTCTTCTTAGTTGATGACTTAGTCGATTCTTTGAAA TTTGCAGTGTTGATGTGGGTATTTACCTATGTTGGTGCCTTGTTCAATGGGCTGACTCTTCTGATTTTGG CTCTGATCTCACTCTTCAGTGTTCCTGTTATTTATGAACGGCACCAG GCACAGATAGATCATTATCTGGGACTTGCAAATAAGAATGTTAAAGATGCTATGGCTAA AATTCAAGCAAAAATCCCTGGATTGAAGCGCAAAGCTGAATGA